A window of Flammeovirga kamogawensis genomic DNA:
CCAACACCTGGTTCACCAATAAGCATTGGATTGTTTTTCGTTCTTCTTGAAAGGATTTGGAGAACTCTACGAATTTCTTCATCTCTTCCAATTACAGGATCAAGTTTACCATCTCGTGCCATTTGAGTTAAATCAACAGCATATCTTTCTAAAGATTGATATTGACCTTCTGCATTTTGATCAGTTACTTTATTTCCTTTTCGTAATTCTACTATCGCTTTTTTAAGATAATCTACTGTAAAACCTGCTTGTTTTAGCAAAGAGGCTACTTTATCATTACCATCTAAAAGTCCTAATAATATATGTTCTACAGCAACAAACTCATCACCCATATCGGTCATGAACTGTTCTGCTTTTTGTAATGTATTTGCAGAATCATTTGATAAATACGGATTTTCTCCTGAAGATTTAGGATATGTATTTACAATTGCATCTACTTGAGTATCTAAAGTCGCTTTATCAGCTTTTATTTTGTTGGTTAAAAAAGTAACCATATTATCCTCTTGTTGGATAATAGCTTTTAAAATATGACCTGTTTCAATTATTTGTTGTTGTAATCCTTTCGCTATATTCTGTGCCTTTTGAAGCACTTCTTGCGAACGGATTGTATATTTTTCAAAATTCATGTTTTAATTATTTAATTGAAGTTATTGAGACCAAATTAAACGTCGTATAACTAGTTAAAAACTATATTATTTAACTGATTAATATCAATAATTGATCAAAAGTAACTTTTCGGACATATTTTCATAAATATATTCTTTTCTGAAGTGGCGAAAAGACAAAAAGTCATTAACACATTAAAAATCAATACTTTAAAGTGACTTAATGTCATATTTATGAAAATAATAATTTTGTATATCATTTTACTATGAATTATACATTTACTATTGTCCATTCCTTTAATTTACTTGTCTCTGTTGCAGAATCAATTACAAACTATATACTATGATGACTTTTTTAAAATATTTCGGTTTAGCAATAATTACATTTTTCATACTGATTAAATATATCATTATTGGAAAATAAAAAAGGGAAACAATTCATTACAAACTGTTCCCCTTTGATATAATATCTGCTATTAACTTTTACAAAAAGTTAGGTAAATCTAATTTTTTAGAAATTCTATACGCTGCATTCATTAAGCCAACATGACTATATGTTTGTGGAAAGTTACCCCATTGGCTTCCATCTTTAGAGTCTACATCTTCTGAAAGCAGACCAACATGGTTGGCATAACTACTTACTTTTTCAAAATAATCTATAGCTTCTTTCACTCTTCCTACACATGCAAGTGCTTCTATATACCAATAAGCACAAATTAAGAAAGTTGTTTCTGGTGCTCCAAAGTCATCTACGTGCTTATATCTATAGAATAAGCCATCTTTTGCCATTAGTTCTTTTTCCATACCAGCTAGATGTCTTCTTGCTCTTTCTGAATTTGGATCGAGGTAATTCATAGTAATTAATTGCAAACATGAAGCATCCATATCTTTTGCTCCAGCGGCTTGCATATATACACCTGTTTCCTCATCATAACATTTTTCGATCATCTCTGCAGCTCTTTCTTTTATCTTAAGTGCTTTGTCAGCCATCTTAACATCTTCAAAATATTGAGCCATTTTATAAGCAGCAGAAGCCCCTGCCCAGTGGAATAAAAATGTGTAGCAATAATGACCAGGGCGATCTCTAAATTCCCATAAACCTGCATCTTTCTCTTCCATAGTATCTGCAATCTTCTGAAGTGTATGTTCTACTAACTTCTTGGTATGCATTCTATACTTATTGGTAAAACGCTTATCTGCATAGAGTGGTAAAAGTGATGTCAATACTTGTCCATAAACATCGTTTTGAATATGAGTATATGCATCATTACCTATTCTTACAGGTTTATTTTCTCCTAAATACCCTTTTAATGGCATCTCAATTTCTGTAATCTCCTTTTGAGCAGTAATTGTGTAAAGAGGTTGGTACCTATCTTCTTCTTGCTTAGTAACATTCTCTATGTATTTAAAATATGCTTCTACTTCTTCAAAGTGTCCAATATTATTAAATGCATTTAATGTGTAATAAGTATCTCTCATCCAACAATACCTATAATCCCAATTTCTAGTACTTTTATGGTATTCAGGAAGAGAAGTTGTACCCGATGCAATAATAGCACCTGTATCTTCGTATTGATGTATTTTTAAAATTAATGAAGATCTAATTAGTTTTTCTTGGTGGAAGAAACTAATACTTGTTGATTTTACCCAATTTCTCCAATAGCGCTTTGTTCTAGTATAAAACTGTTCTGCTGTATTTTCTATCGCGGCTTCTAGTGGAGCTCCATAAGTAAGCACCATATATACTGCACCTCCTAAAACGAAAGAGTTTTCTTCCATTACATATGAAAGTGGAATATTGGTTGTTAATCGCATTTGCTGATCAAAACCTTCATAGCGAATATGATTACTCCCTTGTGATTTTTGAGGAATCATTTCACCATAATTTCCTACTGGGTTACAAACTACTTTTATTGATGGAGTACCTTGTAGAGGTTCTATCTTTCTCACCATCATTAAAGGTTTATAATAACGATCATCTTGCTCAAACCTAGGTGCAAAATCAGTTACTTTAAAGTCACCATCCTCTGTGTATATTTCTGTAACAAGAATATTTGTATTCTCAACATAATATTGATTTGTCTTCTTAATTTTTGCCGTTGGCTTTACAGAAAACTCACCTCCCTTTTCATCATCTAGTAAGTCACCAAAAATAAAACTACTATCAAATCTTGGCCAGCATAACCATCTAATACTTGCTTTTGTATCAACATATGCCATAAATGCGCAATTACCAATCACGCCCATATCGTACTTGTTATGAGTCTTTTTTTTCATGTTTGAATTTTTAGTTAATTATTGTTTTATGGATGTGAGTTCGTAACAATTTACTATAAAAATAGGCAAATTAGTACAGATTAATAATTTTTAATTGAGATTATAATCAATCGACTTTTAAAAGTATTTCATAAATGATAAAAGATAAATTGTGTTTGTCTTGTCATTTTTGAATGAAATTTGCTTAATTAAACTTATACAATAGTATGGTAATGCAAAATGTAATGCTTAATCCTATTTTAATTAATAATCAAAGAAGAAATGAAAAATCTATTTTTTACATTATTACTTAGTCTAATTGCTTTTACTGTATCTGCACAAGATTCAGCTGGTCCAATTGTTACCTTTCAAGAAAGTACTTATGAGTTTGGAGATATACATCAAGGAGATGTAGTTGAACATATATTTAAATTCACAAACACTGGTGATGCTCCTCTTGTTATTACAAACGTAACAACAACTTGTGGATGTACAGCTCCGAAATGGCCAAAGGAACCAATTGCTGTTGGAGATGAAGGTGAAATTATTGTTCGTTTTAATAGCCGTGGTAAGAGAGGTGTTCAAAATAAGCCTATCACTGTGTATTCAAATGCAAAAAATACTACTCGTATTTCTATCACAACAAATGTTTTAGTAGAGGAAAAAAACTAAGTCTTATACCTTATATACACTTTAATTTTTTTACGCATTATTGACTCTTTCTTTTTAAAATATTTATCCTAAATATTCTTAAAAAGGCATCTAAAAGAGCTGATAATGCGTTTTTATTTACATATGTTTTTTAATCAATCTATAAACTAATACTATTATGGCTATTCTATTTTACGTTATTGTATTTCTATCATTAGTGTATAGTATACTATCGATCTTCCCTAAGTTACAAGAGAATTATTCATTTTTAAAACCAAAAGTTGGTGCAGTTACTTTCTTTTCAGCTGTTGCAATTATTATTATTTCTAATGCAATAATGTGGGCTGAACCTGGGTATCAATATTTTGTTACTTACCCTAATGGACAGAAATCTGCTATTATGAGTGAAGGTTATCATTTTACTTGGTTTGGTAAAGTGCAACCTTGGAGTAAATACATTGATATTACAACTGAAGATGTAGATGATGATGATAACTCTTCAATGAAAGCTGTACCAATTCGTTTTATTGATCAAGTTACAGCATTAGGTTATCCTTCAGTTAGAGTACAAATGCCAAGAACTGAAGAAGCATTTATTGATGTAGCTATTAAATTTAGGTCTCAAGAAAATTTAGTAGCAATGACTTTAATTCCTACAATAAGAGAGCAACTTGTAAACACAGGTTATATGTATGCTGCACAAGACTATATTTCTGGTGATGCACAATCTTTCCGACAAACATTTGAGGAACAACTAAAAGATGGTTCTTATGAAGTTAGAAAAATTGAAATTGCCGATACATTATTTGATCAAGCAATCCAACAAGATGAAAGAGGTATTAAGGAAATTAGAAAAAAATATCTTGTTGAAAAAGTAGCTGATGAAAATGGACGTTTTAAACGTATACCTAATGAAATTTCTGAAAATCACATTCTAATTTCTCAAGTAGTGTTACCATCTATTGATATGGAATCTTCTTTCAAAAAACGTCTTGAATCACAAAGAGATGAGTCTGCAAATAGACAATTAGAAATTCAGAGAATTGAAACTGCAAAAGCTGCTCAATCTAGAATTTTAGCTGAAGGTGAAAGAGATAAAGCTGAAGAAAGAGTAAAAAGAGAAAAAGAACAAGTGTCTAGTTTAATTGCTATTGAAACTCAACTTAAGCAAGAAGAAAC
This region includes:
- a CDS encoding glycoside hydrolase family 15 protein, which codes for MKKKTHNKYDMGVIGNCAFMAYVDTKASIRWLCWPRFDSSFIFGDLLDDEKGGEFSVKPTAKIKKTNQYYVENTNILVTEIYTEDGDFKVTDFAPRFEQDDRYYKPLMMVRKIEPLQGTPSIKVVCNPVGNYGEMIPQKSQGSNHIRYEGFDQQMRLTTNIPLSYVMEENSFVLGGAVYMVLTYGAPLEAAIENTAEQFYTRTKRYWRNWVKSTSISFFHQEKLIRSSLILKIHQYEDTGAIIASGTTSLPEYHKSTRNWDYRYCWMRDTYYTLNAFNNIGHFEEVEAYFKYIENVTKQEEDRYQPLYTITAQKEITEIEMPLKGYLGENKPVRIGNDAYTHIQNDVYGQVLTSLLPLYADKRFTNKYRMHTKKLVEHTLQKIADTMEEKDAGLWEFRDRPGHYCYTFLFHWAGASAAYKMAQYFEDVKMADKALKIKERAAEMIEKCYDEETGVYMQAAGAKDMDASCLQLITMNYLDPNSERARRHLAGMEKELMAKDGLFYRYKHVDDFGAPETTFLICAYWYIEALACVGRVKEAIDYFEKVSSYANHVGLLSEDVDSKDGSQWGNFPQTYSHVGLMNAAYRISKKLDLPNFL
- a CDS encoding DUF1573 domain-containing protein; the protein is MKNLFFTLLLSLIAFTVSAQDSAGPIVTFQESTYEFGDIHQGDVVEHIFKFTNTGDAPLVITNVTTTCGCTAPKWPKEPIAVGDEGEIIVRFNSRGKRGVQNKPITVYSNAKNTTRISITTNVLVEEKN